One genomic region from Arthrobacter sp. FB24 encodes:
- the ppsA gene encoding phosphoenolpyruvate synthase: MAESHVVWFDEIGMEHVPQVGGKNASLGEMTRSLKSRGVRVPDGFATTAAAYRTFIGANGIDAAMRARIAEYRAGKTTLRATGEAIRELFLASEFPEDIAESIRSHYRTLAERAGLDRLSVAVRSSATAEDLPDASFAGQQETFLNISGERELLDACRRCYASLFTDRAISYREVKGFEHLDVALSIGVQRMVRSDVGASGVMFSIDTDSGFPRAAVISAAWGLGETVVQGSINPDKYVVFKPLLADKGLAPIIEKTLGSKARKMVYSRGGHARTRTVDTSAEERSSFVLDDAEILDLARWAVTVEDHYGRPMDMEWARDGVTGELFMVQARPETVQALKSGTRFTIHHLRGTGKVLASGAAIGDSIAQGTACVIRSTRDIDTFRDGAILVTEMTDPDWVPVMKRASGIVTDHGGTTSHAAIVSRELGVPAVVGTGNGTSVLGEDQAVTLSCAEGDQGRVYEGTVPFDTEDVDLGALPATRTAVMVNIASPGASFQWWRLPAAGVGLARMEFIISNLIRVHPMALVHPERVTDADETRQIKELTSGYADPREYFVEALALGIAKIAAPYHPHPVIVRLSDFKTNEYAHLIGGSSFEQPEENPMLGFRGASRYYDERYREGFALECAALKRVRETIGFANVIVMIPFCRTPDEADRVLAVMAANGLVRGENGLQVYMMCEIPSNVVLAEKFAPKFDGFSIGSNDLTQLVLGVDRDSEQLAALFDERDEAVTAMISEAIRKAHAAGIKIGICGQGPSNHPDFASFLVGEGIDSISLNPDSYLKTVRVIADVEASA, translated from the coding sequence ATGGCTGAAAGCCACGTGGTGTGGTTCGACGAGATCGGGATGGAGCATGTGCCCCAGGTGGGCGGCAAGAATGCCTCACTGGGGGAGATGACGCGCTCGCTGAAGTCCCGCGGAGTACGGGTGCCGGACGGCTTCGCCACGACGGCGGCCGCCTACCGCACGTTCATCGGAGCCAACGGCATCGACGCCGCCATGCGCGCCCGGATCGCGGAGTACCGGGCCGGCAAGACGACGCTGCGGGCAACGGGCGAGGCCATCCGTGAGCTGTTCCTGGCCAGCGAATTCCCCGAGGACATCGCCGAGTCCATCCGCAGCCATTACCGCACCCTCGCCGAACGGGCGGGACTGGACCGGCTCTCGGTTGCCGTCCGCAGCAGCGCCACGGCAGAAGACCTGCCGGACGCCAGCTTCGCGGGACAGCAGGAGACGTTCCTGAACATTTCCGGTGAGCGCGAACTCCTGGACGCCTGCCGGCGCTGCTACGCATCCCTCTTCACGGACCGCGCCATCAGCTACCGCGAGGTCAAGGGATTCGAGCACCTTGACGTGGCACTATCCATCGGGGTGCAGCGGATGGTGAGGTCCGACGTCGGCGCCTCCGGTGTGATGTTTTCCATCGACACCGATTCGGGCTTCCCCCGCGCGGCCGTGATCAGCGCCGCCTGGGGGCTCGGCGAAACAGTGGTCCAAGGCAGTATCAACCCGGACAAGTACGTGGTGTTCAAACCGCTCCTGGCGGACAAGGGCCTGGCCCCGATCATCGAAAAGACCCTCGGTTCCAAGGCCCGGAAAATGGTCTACAGCCGCGGCGGCCACGCGCGGACCCGGACGGTGGACACGTCCGCGGAGGAGCGGAGCTCGTTCGTGCTGGACGACGCCGAAATCCTGGACCTGGCGCGTTGGGCGGTGACGGTGGAGGACCACTACGGCCGCCCCATGGACATGGAGTGGGCCCGCGACGGCGTCACCGGGGAGCTGTTCATGGTGCAGGCGCGGCCCGAAACCGTGCAGGCGCTCAAGAGCGGGACGCGCTTCACCATCCATCACCTCCGGGGCACGGGCAAAGTCCTGGCCTCCGGCGCGGCGATCGGCGATTCGATCGCGCAGGGCACGGCGTGCGTCATCCGGAGCACCCGGGACATCGACACCTTCCGCGACGGCGCCATCCTGGTCACGGAGATGACGGACCCGGACTGGGTCCCGGTGATGAAACGCGCCTCGGGGATCGTCACGGACCACGGCGGCACCACCAGCCACGCGGCCATCGTGAGCCGCGAACTGGGGGTTCCCGCCGTTGTCGGCACCGGAAACGGAACCAGCGTCCTGGGCGAGGACCAGGCGGTGACGCTCAGCTGCGCGGAAGGGGACCAGGGCAGGGTGTACGAGGGCACGGTCCCGTTCGATACCGAGGACGTGGACCTGGGCGCACTTCCCGCCACCCGCACCGCCGTGATGGTGAACATCGCCAGCCCGGGGGCCTCGTTCCAGTGGTGGCGGCTGCCGGCGGCGGGGGTGGGCCTGGCCCGGATGGAGTTCATCATCAGCAACCTGATCCGGGTCCATCCGATGGCGCTGGTCCATCCGGAGCGCGTCACGGACGCTGACGAGACCCGCCAGATCAAGGAGCTGACCAGCGGCTACGCGGACCCGCGGGAGTACTTCGTGGAGGCGCTGGCGCTGGGCATCGCCAAAATCGCGGCGCCGTACCATCCGCATCCGGTGATCGTCAGGCTCAGCGACTTCAAGACCAACGAGTACGCACACCTGATCGGCGGCAGCTCCTTCGAACAGCCCGAAGAGAACCCCATGCTGGGATTCCGCGGCGCGTCCCGGTACTACGACGAGCGCTACCGGGAGGGTTTCGCGCTGGAATGTGCCGCCCTCAAACGGGTGCGGGAAACCATCGGCTTCGCAAACGTCATCGTGATGATCCCGTTCTGCCGCACGCCGGACGAAGCGGACCGCGTGCTGGCCGTCATGGCGGCGAACGGCCTGGTGCGCGGCGAAAATGGCCTGCAGGTGTACATGATGTGCGAGATCCCCTCCAACGTGGTCCTGGCTGAGAAGTTCGCCCCGAAGTTCGACGGCTTCTCGATCGGTTCCAACGACCTCACGCAGCTGGTCCTCGGCGTGGACCGGGATTCCGAGCAGCTGGCCGCCCTGTTCGACGAACGCGATGAGGCCGTCACTGCCATGATCAGCGAAGCCATCCGCAAGGCGCACGCCGCCGGAATCAAGATTGGAATCTGCGGCCAGGGGCCAAGCAACCACCCGGACTTCGCCTCCTTCCTGGTGGGCGAGGGCATCGACTCCATCTCGCTCAACCCGGACAGCTACCTCAAGACCGTGCGGGTGATCGCGGACGTGGAGGCATCGGCCTGA
- a CDS encoding cation-translocating P-type ATPase, with translation MPWFRVSGAARDWQAAAVIPGAASGAGALPLTAGLSSEEAALRLRKVGPNRLPQARAVPGWRRLLAEMTHFFAIMLWCAALLAYIAGMPQLAVAIVVVVVVNGVFAYIQQERAQHAASKLRELLPAMVSVRRDNRIVKVHTTELVPDDAVVLVAGDRVPADLRLALAAGCSVDESMLTGESEPLAKAPGDTVFGGTFLVNGEAEGIVTVTGGGTRLAEIAALTGKVKAPPSPLARELQRIVRIIAAVALGIGGLFFVLSLLVGISWRDAFLFAIGVAVALVPEGLLPTVTLSLAVGAQRMAQRNALVRNLEAVETLGSTTFICTDKTGTLTQNRMNAVEVWTPEGVLSVIGAGYGPEAEVTGSGAGEARHLSTAALAASVGRAVLHEGKWIAEGDPMEAAIHALASRLAGPGHDPGEPEVSHRFAFDPRRLRESAIVGTTLYVKGAPESVIPLCGLEGADRARQMVDRMASHGLRVLAVAERPLPGLPGASFKLESVEQDLTLLGLIGLHDPPRAEVRLALEAARDAGIKVAMVTGDHAFTAAAIARETGLIGSPELVLEGHTLPEDDAVLTALLDRDGVVVSRVTPEQKLRVARLLQRKGHVVAMTGDGVNDGPALQQADIGVAMGLSGTDVAREAADLVLLDDDFATIIAAVEQGRATYANIRRFLTYHLTDNVAELTPFVIWALSGGRFPLALSVLQILALDIGTDLLPALALGSEAPSKGALKRPPERRHLMDRALMFRVFGLLGPVEALFEMTAYTAVLLGAGWRPGAELPASDVLMAASGAAFTTVVLAQLANAFACRSASAPPWRLGWFSNRLLLWAVLAELGLLAVFLFIGPVATLLGHAPPSPGGLAVALAAMPAVIIADWIYKMVRGRRPGPAAPAPPLVPPAGRPAGLPAVQRQVRSKASDLREPGKRGSIHGGASGGSSHG, from the coding sequence ATGCCGTGGTTCCGCGTGTCCGGTGCTGCCCGTGATTGGCAGGCTGCGGCTGTGATTCCGGGTGCCGCATCCGGTGCCGGTGCGTTGCCGCTGACCGCCGGACTCAGCTCCGAGGAGGCTGCCCTCCGGCTGCGCAAGGTGGGACCCAACCGGCTGCCGCAGGCCCGCGCCGTCCCGGGATGGCGCAGGCTGCTGGCCGAAATGACACACTTCTTTGCCATCATGCTCTGGTGCGCAGCACTGCTGGCCTACATCGCGGGAATGCCACAGCTGGCCGTGGCGATCGTGGTGGTGGTGGTGGTGAACGGGGTGTTCGCCTACATCCAGCAGGAGCGGGCACAGCATGCCGCGTCCAAGCTCCGCGAGCTGCTGCCGGCCATGGTGTCCGTCCGCCGGGACAACCGCATCGTCAAAGTCCACACCACCGAACTGGTGCCGGACGACGCCGTGGTGCTGGTGGCCGGTGACCGGGTACCGGCGGATCTCCGGCTGGCGCTGGCCGCGGGGTGCTCCGTGGACGAGTCGATGCTCACCGGCGAAAGCGAACCATTGGCCAAGGCCCCGGGGGACACCGTGTTCGGCGGAACCTTCCTGGTCAACGGCGAGGCGGAGGGCATCGTCACGGTCACCGGCGGCGGCACCCGGCTCGCGGAAATCGCCGCCCTCACCGGCAAGGTAAAGGCGCCGCCCAGCCCGCTGGCGAGGGAGCTGCAACGGATCGTCCGCATCATCGCCGCTGTGGCACTGGGCATCGGCGGGCTGTTCTTTGTACTTTCACTGCTGGTCGGCATTTCCTGGCGGGACGCGTTCCTGTTCGCGATCGGGGTGGCCGTGGCGCTCGTGCCCGAAGGCCTGCTGCCCACGGTCACACTGTCCCTGGCCGTCGGAGCACAGCGTATGGCACAGCGCAACGCCCTGGTCCGGAACCTGGAAGCGGTGGAAACCCTCGGCTCCACCACTTTCATTTGCACGGACAAAACCGGCACGCTGACCCAGAACAGGATGAACGCCGTCGAGGTCTGGACGCCGGAGGGCGTGCTCAGCGTCATCGGCGCAGGGTACGGGCCCGAGGCCGAGGTCACCGGGAGCGGAGCCGGGGAAGCCCGGCACCTCAGCACCGCGGCGCTGGCCGCCTCCGTGGGCCGCGCGGTGCTCCACGAGGGCAAATGGATTGCCGAGGGCGACCCCATGGAGGCTGCAATCCACGCGCTGGCCAGCCGGCTGGCAGGTCCCGGGCACGATCCCGGCGAGCCCGAAGTTTCGCACCGCTTTGCCTTCGATCCCCGCAGGCTCCGCGAGTCCGCCATCGTGGGCACCACCCTGTATGTCAAGGGCGCCCCGGAGTCCGTGATTCCGCTGTGCGGCCTGGAAGGCGCCGACCGGGCCCGGCAGATGGTGGACCGGATGGCCTCCCACGGCCTGCGGGTCCTGGCCGTGGCGGAGCGCCCCCTGCCCGGCCTGCCCGGCGCCAGCTTCAAGCTGGAGTCGGTTGAGCAGGATCTGACACTCTTGGGCCTGATCGGCCTGCATGACCCGCCCCGGGCCGAGGTCCGCCTTGCACTCGAGGCCGCCCGCGACGCGGGCATCAAGGTGGCCATGGTCACCGGCGACCATGCCTTCACCGCCGCCGCCATCGCCCGGGAAACCGGGCTGATCGGATCACCCGAGCTGGTCCTGGAGGGACACACCCTGCCGGAGGACGACGCCGTGCTGACCGCCCTGCTGGACCGCGACGGTGTGGTGGTCAGCCGGGTCACGCCCGAACAGAAACTCCGGGTGGCGCGCCTGCTCCAGCGCAAGGGCCACGTGGTGGCGATGACCGGCGACGGCGTCAACGACGGCCCGGCCCTCCAGCAGGCAGACATCGGCGTAGCCATGGGGCTGAGCGGCACGGACGTAGCCCGTGAGGCGGCGGACCTCGTGCTCCTGGATGACGACTTTGCCACCATCATCGCCGCAGTGGAGCAGGGCCGCGCCACGTATGCGAATATCCGGCGGTTCCTGACTTACCACCTGACGGACAACGTCGCTGAGCTCACCCCGTTCGTTATTTGGGCGCTCTCCGGCGGCCGCTTCCCGCTGGCGCTGAGCGTGCTGCAAATCCTGGCCCTGGACATCGGCACCGACCTGCTCCCGGCGCTGGCCCTGGGCAGCGAGGCCCCCAGCAAGGGTGCGCTCAAACGGCCGCCGGAGCGGAGGCACCTGATGGACCGGGCCCTGATGTTCCGGGTGTTCGGGCTCCTGGGGCCGGTGGAAGCACTCTTCGAGATGACCGCGTACACCGCCGTGCTCCTGGGTGCGGGGTGGCGCCCCGGCGCGGAACTGCCGGCGTCGGATGTGCTGATGGCCGCCTCGGGTGCCGCATTCACCACCGTGGTCCTGGCGCAACTCGCCAACGCCTTCGCCTGCCGCAGCGCCTCGGCGCCGCCGTGGCGGCTGGGCTGGTTCAGCAACCGGCTGCTGCTCTGGGCCGTGCTGGCAGAGCTGGGACTGCTGGCTGTGTTCCTGTTCATCGGTCCCGTCGCCACACTGCTGGGCCACGCGCCGCCGTCGCCCGGGGGCCTGGCGGTGGCGCTCGCCGCCATGCCCGCCGTCATCATCGCGGACTGGATCTACAAGATGGTACGGGGCCGCCGGCCGGGCCCCGCCGCTCCTGCGCCGCCGCTGGTCCCGCCGGCCGGGCGGCCAGCCGGCCTGCCGGCCGTCCAGCGGCAGGTGAGGTCCAAAGCCTCTGACCTGCGGGAGCCCGGCAAACGAGGATCAATCCATGGAGGAGCAAGCGGCGGGAGCAGCCATGGCTGA
- a CDS encoding heavy metal translocating P-type ATPase produces the protein MKLVLRYPLVAGTVLALLAVAVLLASGQPVIARFAASGYALAVAAYLSVGMLRRLRQGHWGIDILAVTAIVSTVLVGEFIASMIIVLMMAGGTALEDYAAGRAKSELSALLARVPQTAHRERNGAASNGTATNGGAENGAHEDVAATDVRVGDILLVKPGEVVPLDGVLLSDAGTFDESSLTGESMPVERAAGEGIMSGSVNGEAAVRMRVTAVMEDSQYSRIVELVKEASESRAPMVRLADRYAIPFTAFAYALGAIAWIVSGSPTRFAEVLVVATPCPLLIAAPVAFLGGMSQAAKSGIIVKYAGVLEQLGKVRTAAFDKTGTLTYGRPSLVAIVTADSMDQDELLRLAGSAEQYSSHVLAASVMEAATSRDLRFETASEALEQATHGVRAVFDGREVVVGKPSFVAEYAPGVVETELVSGQLAIYVGIGGVYVGALVMSDPLRAEARRTLAELSALGVTETVMLTGDALATAQHIAAEVGLTDVRAECLPPDKVDAVKSLPLRPVMMVGDGVNDAPVLAVADVGIAMGARGSTAAGESADVVIILDDLSKAAQAVRIGQRTVRVAMESIWIGIVLSVGLMVAAAAGYVPAIAGALSQELVDLATILNALRALSPGRHGAPPKDQADASTSAITRTVLR, from the coding sequence GTGAAACTCGTGCTCCGGTATCCGCTCGTTGCGGGCACGGTGCTGGCGCTGCTTGCTGTCGCCGTCCTGCTGGCATCGGGCCAACCGGTCATTGCCCGCTTTGCCGCCAGCGGCTATGCCCTCGCGGTGGCTGCGTACTTGTCCGTCGGGATGCTCCGGCGGCTGCGCCAAGGGCACTGGGGCATCGACATCCTGGCCGTGACGGCGATAGTCAGCACGGTGCTGGTGGGCGAGTTCATTGCCTCCATGATTATCGTGCTCATGATGGCTGGCGGCACGGCCCTTGAGGACTATGCGGCCGGGAGGGCGAAGAGCGAACTCAGTGCGCTGCTGGCGCGCGTCCCGCAGACAGCCCACCGGGAACGGAACGGCGCTGCCAGCAACGGCACGGCCACCAACGGCGGCGCCGAAAACGGCGCCCACGAGGACGTCGCGGCCACCGACGTCCGGGTGGGAGACATCCTGCTGGTCAAGCCCGGCGAGGTGGTTCCGCTGGACGGTGTGCTGCTTTCCGACGCCGGCACGTTCGACGAATCGTCGCTCACCGGTGAAAGCATGCCGGTGGAGCGCGCCGCGGGCGAGGGCATCATGAGCGGTTCCGTCAACGGTGAGGCAGCCGTCCGCATGCGCGTCACCGCCGTCATGGAGGATTCGCAGTACAGCCGGATCGTGGAACTCGTGAAGGAGGCGTCGGAGAGCCGCGCCCCCATGGTGCGCCTGGCCGACCGCTACGCCATCCCCTTCACGGCGTTCGCCTATGCGCTGGGAGCCATCGCCTGGATCGTCAGCGGCAGCCCCACCCGGTTCGCCGAAGTGCTGGTGGTGGCCACTCCCTGCCCGCTGCTCATCGCTGCCCCCGTGGCGTTCCTCGGCGGCATGAGCCAGGCGGCCAAGTCCGGCATCATCGTCAAGTACGCCGGGGTCCTGGAGCAGCTCGGCAAGGTCCGCACCGCCGCCTTCGACAAGACCGGAACCCTCACCTACGGCAGGCCCTCGCTGGTGGCCATCGTGACGGCCGACTCCATGGACCAGGACGAATTGCTACGGCTCGCGGGCTCCGCGGAACAGTACTCCTCCCACGTCCTGGCCGCGTCCGTGATGGAGGCCGCCACCTCACGCGACCTCCGGTTCGAGACCGCCAGTGAGGCGCTGGAACAAGCCACGCACGGGGTGCGGGCAGTGTTCGACGGGCGGGAAGTAGTGGTGGGCAAGCCCTCCTTCGTGGCCGAATATGCGCCCGGCGTGGTGGAAACGGAACTGGTCAGCGGCCAGCTGGCCATCTACGTGGGCATCGGCGGGGTGTACGTCGGGGCCCTGGTCATGAGCGATCCGCTGCGCGCCGAGGCCCGGCGGACCCTGGCCGAGCTGTCCGCGCTGGGGGTCACCGAAACGGTGATGCTGACCGGCGACGCCCTGGCGACGGCCCAACACATCGCCGCCGAAGTGGGCCTTACGGACGTCCGTGCCGAGTGCCTGCCGCCGGACAAGGTGGACGCGGTTAAGTCCCTTCCGCTCCGTCCCGTGATGATGGTGGGCGACGGCGTCAACGACGCCCCCGTCCTGGCCGTGGCCGACGTTGGAATCGCCATGGGCGCGCGCGGTTCCACCGCGGCGGGCGAGTCTGCCGACGTCGTGATCATCCTTGACGACCTGTCCAAGGCGGCGCAGGCGGTGCGGATCGGGCAGCGCACTGTCCGGGTGGCTATGGAAAGCATCTGGATCGGCATCGTGCTGAGCGTGGGGCTCATGGTGGCCGCGGCGGCGGGCTACGTGCCGGCCATCGCCGGCGCCCTGTCGCAGGAACTGGTGGACCTGGCCACCATCCTCAATGCGCTGCGCGCGCTGAGCCCGGGCCGGCACGGAGCACCGCCGAAAGATCAGGCCGATGCCTCCACGTCCGCGATCACCCGCACGGTCTTGAGGTAG
- a CDS encoding acyl-CoA dehydrogenase family protein: MAPMLEAVSHAAGDVPALLALARQIGRTAPRPGEGSTAELWELLASVTAVDVAAGRVLEPHLDAVAILAQAGSQAGEADPAASRTVDGTADGAWGVFAAEGPGLRLEATADGTGGYVLNGSKPWCSLAARLDGAVLTAHLEGGRAAFAVDLHSPGVSCETPQWTSRGLREIPSGTVHFDGVSAVPVGGPGWYFQRPGFAWGGMGVAACWFGGAVAVARDFRSALAAAADKGREPDQIALAHLGETDRIIASLAGYLARTAARIDAGELSGSGAWSEALRIRGTVAAAVERVQTVVAQNLGPGPLAFNETYGKRMADLSLYIRQHHAMRDDAQLGALTLKGDRSW; encoded by the coding sequence ATGGCGCCGATGCTCGAGGCAGTGAGTCACGCAGCGGGAGATGTGCCGGCACTGCTGGCGCTGGCGCGTCAGATCGGGCGGACGGCGCCCCGCCCGGGTGAAGGCAGCACCGCGGAGCTGTGGGAACTGCTGGCGTCCGTGACTGCCGTCGACGTGGCCGCCGGCCGGGTGCTCGAACCGCACCTTGACGCCGTCGCCATCCTCGCCCAAGCCGGTTCCCAAGCCGGAGAGGCGGACCCGGCCGCAAGCAGGACTGTGGACGGGACGGCCGACGGAGCCTGGGGTGTGTTTGCCGCGGAGGGGCCGGGGCTGCGGCTCGAAGCCACCGCGGACGGCACCGGGGGATACGTCCTCAACGGTTCCAAGCCCTGGTGCTCGCTCGCTGCCCGGCTGGACGGCGCCGTGCTGACCGCCCACCTCGAAGGCGGCCGCGCCGCCTTCGCCGTCGACCTGCACTCGCCCGGGGTTTCCTGCGAGACCCCCCAGTGGACCAGCCGGGGCCTGCGCGAAATTCCCAGCGGCACCGTGCACTTTGACGGCGTCAGCGCCGTGCCGGTGGGCGGACCAGGCTGGTACTTCCAGCGCCCGGGCTTCGCCTGGGGCGGGATGGGCGTGGCGGCGTGCTGGTTCGGCGGAGCCGTTGCCGTGGCCCGCGATTTCCGCTCCGCGCTGGCCGCCGCCGCGGACAAGGGGCGTGAACCGGACCAGATCGCCCTGGCGCACCTGGGTGAAACAGACCGCATCATCGCCTCCCTGGCCGGCTACCTGGCCCGGACGGCGGCGCGGATCGACGCCGGTGAGCTGTCCGGCTCCGGCGCGTGGAGCGAGGCGCTGCGCATCCGCGGAACGGTTGCCGCCGCCGTCGAACGCGTCCAGACGGTGGTGGCCCAGAACCTGGGCCCGGGCCCGCTGGCCTTCAACGAAACGTACGGAAAGCGCATGGCTGACCTGTCGCTGTACATCCGGCAGCACCACGCAATGCGCGACGACGCCCAGCTTGGTGCCCTGACCCTGAAAGGGGACCGCTCATGGTGA
- a CDS encoding Dps family protein: MKASPTLASNLQMVLTDLIELHVQGKQAHWNIVGTNFRDLHLQLDEIVTSVRLFADETAERMRALHALPDGRSATVSADTRLDPFPEGLTATKDAVKLITARLERTAKTMRDVHDEVDEEDPTSADLLHAGISRLEQLAWMVNAETMTAKAPVTVPDED; this comes from the coding sequence ATGAAGGCTTCACCGACACTTGCCAGCAATCTGCAGATGGTCCTGACGGACCTGATCGAACTCCACGTCCAAGGCAAGCAGGCGCACTGGAACATTGTGGGAACAAACTTCCGCGACCTCCACCTGCAACTCGACGAAATTGTCACCAGCGTCCGGCTGTTCGCGGATGAAACCGCCGAGCGCATGCGCGCCCTGCACGCGCTGCCTGACGGCAGGAGCGCCACGGTGTCGGCCGACACCCGGCTGGACCCGTTCCCCGAGGGACTCACTGCCACCAAGGACGCCGTCAAACTGATCACCGCCCGGCTGGAGCGGACCGCGAAGACCATGCGGGACGTCCATGACGAGGTGGACGAGGAAGATCCCACCAGCGCCGACCTGCTTCACGCCGGGATTTCGCGACTGGAACAGCTGGCCTGGATGGTCAACGCCGAGACCATGACGGCGAAGGCCCCGGTCACAGTGCCGGACGAAGACTGA
- a CDS encoding glycosyltransferase — MTSEMTERAGDYPAGEVRSGQGIERVVVVMPAHNEDQHLDRALAALRAAADTLQCERPGVDLAITVVLDSCTDRSADIASGYVAADPRFEAVQVRLGSTGASRAAGVLASGITAGLRAGRVWLANTDADSAVPRNWLVRQVELADAGADAVLGSVEPDPAGTEPAILRRWLERHPFREDHPHIYGANFGVRASAYLAAGGFPRMRVHEDRILVENLRRQAYTVQATDTIRVLTSGRTHARAPQGFGAYLRALAMDLPVRDVPSLELHRDSGDL; from the coding sequence ATGACCAGTGAGATGACGGAACGGGCAGGGGACTATCCTGCCGGGGAGGTCCGGTCCGGGCAGGGCATCGAGCGGGTGGTGGTGGTGATGCCGGCCCACAACGAGGACCAGCACCTTGACCGGGCGCTGGCGGCCCTCCGTGCCGCCGCCGACACGCTGCAATGTGAACGGCCCGGGGTGGATCTGGCCATCACCGTGGTCCTCGACAGCTGCACTGACCGGTCTGCGGACATCGCCTCCGGCTATGTTGCCGCCGATCCGCGGTTCGAGGCCGTGCAAGTCAGGCTGGGAAGCACCGGGGCGAGCCGGGCCGCCGGAGTCCTGGCTTCCGGAATCACCGCGGGGCTGCGGGCCGGACGCGTCTGGCTGGCGAATACCGACGCCGACTCCGCCGTCCCGCGGAATTGGCTGGTGCGCCAGGTTGAACTGGCCGATGCCGGTGCCGACGCCGTTCTGGGATCCGTGGAGCCGGACCCCGCCGGAACAGAGCCTGCGATCCTGCGCCGGTGGCTGGAGCGGCACCCGTTCAGGGAGGACCATCCGCACATCTACGGCGCCAACTTCGGTGTCCGTGCCTCTGCCTACCTCGCAGCCGGCGGCTTTCCCCGGATGCGCGTCCACGAAGACCGGATCCTTGTGGAAAACCTGCGTAGACAGGCTTACACGGTGCAGGCCACCGACACCATCCGGGTGCTGACGTCGGGCCGCACGCATGCCCGCGCACCCCAGGGGTTCGGCGCCTACCTCCGGGCGCTGGCAATGGACCTGCCGGTGCGGGACGTGCCCTCGCTGGAGCTGCACCGCGACAGTGGTGACCTTTGA
- a CDS encoding PIG-L family deacetylase: MVTFSHADTGTAESEWEASGLSVLPELPLDPGELAAMTFIVLAAHPDDETLGAGGFLSRLHAAGAAVDVLLCTAGEASHPDSPTTTPDQLAAVRLHEFRAAVSGLAPAASRQFLHFRDGHLDADRDRIAAAVRETIDASGRPANQVVIVAPYRSDGHTDHDVLGAVAAEVAAQGGHGLLEYPVWYWLWASPEDRAWQSWVRVPLTPDEQRAKAAALLAHSSQTQPLSDQPGDEALLAGSFLDHFSRAWETFAWHRPAGGTNSAGDAEQIFDAVHSRSADPWRYTTSWYERRKRALTLAILPEANYGSGLEIGCSIGTLSVELASRCREFVAVDASSTALAQAAERLSGYPSARTLHLTVPQHWPEGRFDLVVVSETGYYLTAEELAELFAQVEGSLNPGGTLVLCHWRHPVSGWELDGDTVHALARQQLRWPTEGLYREKDFVLEVLVAPDGARAGAAVPEPHPASGPDAP; this comes from the coding sequence ATGGTGACCTTCTCGCACGCGGACACCGGCACCGCCGAGTCCGAATGGGAGGCCAGCGGCCTGTCCGTCCTCCCCGAGCTTCCCCTGGACCCGGGCGAACTCGCCGCCATGACCTTCATTGTGCTGGCGGCCCATCCGGACGATGAAACCCTGGGCGCCGGAGGGTTCCTGTCCCGCCTGCACGCCGCCGGCGCGGCTGTGGACGTGCTGCTTTGCACTGCCGGGGAGGCATCGCACCCGGACTCTCCGACCACGACGCCGGACCAGCTCGCCGCCGTCCGGCTCCATGAGTTCAGGGCGGCTGTGTCCGGGCTGGCCCCCGCAGCGTCCCGGCAATTCCTGCACTTCCGGGACGGCCACCTTGACGCCGACCGGGACCGCATCGCCGCCGCCGTTCGGGAAACGATCGATGCGTCCGGCCGCCCGGCGAACCAGGTGGTGATCGTGGCGCCCTACCGCTCCGACGGCCACACGGACCACGACGTCCTAGGCGCCGTGGCCGCCGAAGTGGCGGCGCAGGGCGGCCACGGGCTGCTGGAATACCCGGTCTGGTACTGGTTGTGGGCATCACCGGAGGACCGCGCCTGGCAGTCCTGGGTCCGTGTGCCGCTCACTCCGGACGAGCAGCGGGCGAAAGCCGCGGCCCTCCTCGCCCACTCCTCGCAGACACAACCGCTTTCCGACCAGCCCGGCGACGAGGCACTCCTTGCCGGTAGCTTCCTGGACCATTTCTCCCGCGCCTGGGAAACGTTCGCCTGGCACCGGCCCGCCGGCGGAACCAACAGCGCGGGCGACGCCGAGCAGATCTTCGATGCCGTGCACAGCCGCAGCGCCGACCCCTGGCGCTACACCACCAGCTGGTACGAACGGCGGAAGCGGGCACTCACACTGGCCATCCTGCCCGAGGCCAACTACGGTTCCGGTCTGGAAATCGGCTGTTCCATCGGCACGCTCAGCGTGGAACTGGCGTCCCGCTGCCGGGAGTTCGTGGCGGTTGACGCCAGCAGCACCGCCCTGGCACAGGCTGCGGAGCGCCTCTCCGGCTATCCCTCCGCGCGGACCCTGCACCTCACTGTTCCGCAGCACTGGCCGGAAGGCCGCTTCGACCTTGTGGTGGTCTCGGAGACGGGGTACTACCTGACCGCGGAGGAGCTGGCGGAACTGTTCGCGCAGGTGGAAGGTTCGCTGAACCCCGGCGGGACCCTGGTGCTCTGCCATTGGCGCCACCCGGTATCCGGCTGGGAACTGGACGGGGATACCGTCCACGCACTGGCCAGGCAGCAACTCCGCTGGCCTACGGAAGGGCTGTACCGGGAGAAGGACTTCGTCCTGGAAGTCCTGGTTGCCCCGGACGGGGCCAGGGCCGGAGCCGCTGTACCGGAACCGCATCCTGCCAGCGGTCCGGACGCACCCTGA